Proteins encoded within one genomic window of Streptomyces sp. NBC_01237:
- a CDS encoding heavy-metal-associated domain-containing protein, with protein sequence MSCCTPDGSCSTGTVTVDVIEGTTTVYNVSGMTCGHCKATLTKEIGAVDGVLMVDIDVEAGRVSVTTSGAPDDALLAKVVDDAGYELTGRAV encoded by the coding sequence ATGTCCTGCTGCACCCCCGACGGCAGCTGCTCCACCGGCACCGTCACGGTCGACGTCATCGAGGGAACCACTACCGTCTACAACGTCTCCGGAATGACGTGCGGGCACTGCAAGGCCACGCTCACCAAGGAGATCGGCGCCGTGGACGGCGTCCTGATGGTGGACATCGACGTCGAGGCCGGCCGGGTCTCCGTGACCACCTCCGGCGCGCCCGACGACGCGCTGCTGGCGAAGGTCGTCGACGACGCCGGCTACGAACTCACCGGCCGCGCGGTCTGA